In Pleurocapsa sp. PCC 7319, the following are encoded in one genomic region:
- a CDS encoding IS4 family transposase yields the protein MNQTKNLITEKCDFGDQRLTKRAMFIESRLSLKYGKPLSAIFERASDLKRAYEFFANPKTSLNSVCQPYHLQTAEQIKELSIVLAVGDTTYLDYKKIREKRAEYGPIGNGGNGLILHSTLAVNGENGQPIGLLTEKLWHRNHEESKSLTQKQKQKKQAEARRRPIEQKESYKWIEALQSVQKLLEKSEPESISTKVIHVFDREGDIAEVFEQVSQTANTGLVVRAAHNRALSESNSYLWSWLPSQSIKMEVAVELAKTPNRKERTATLAIRYAPIKLRSPARMKEPEYFEVYGVYAVEIDPPEGCEPVEWMILTSEPVTNGEQAQTILRWYTYRWRIEEYHKILKSGCKAESYRLSGDSMQVLLGFLTNIAAQLLKMTYVHRTKPDAPASSILNQVQIEVLAAKFGKSVTAVDLTVAWAIQAVARLGGYLSHRRKSNIGITVLWRGFLELQSLCEGWQLRSPG from the coding sequence ATGAATCAGACCAAAAATTTAATAACCGAAAAATGTGACTTTGGAGATCAGCGTTTAACCAAAAGGGCTATGTTCATCGAATCGAGATTATCGTTAAAATATGGCAAACCACTCTCCGCGATTTTTGAGAGAGCAAGTGACCTGAAAAGAGCTTATGAATTCTTTGCCAATCCGAAAACTAGCCTAAACAGTGTGTGCCAACCCTATCATCTTCAAACAGCAGAGCAGATTAAAGAACTCTCAATCGTATTAGCAGTAGGAGATACAACCTATCTCGATTACAAGAAAATCCGCGAAAAAAGAGCCGAATATGGACCCATTGGCAATGGTGGGAATGGACTAATTTTACATAGCACCTTAGCTGTAAATGGGGAGAATGGACAACCCATAGGATTATTAACAGAAAAACTGTGGCATCGAAATCATGAAGAAAGTAAGAGTTTAACTCAGAAACAGAAGCAGAAAAAGCAAGCGGAAGCAAGAAGACGTCCGATTGAACAAAAAGAATCTTATAAATGGATAGAAGCTCTCCAATCCGTCCAGAAACTCTTAGAAAAATCCGAACCAGAGAGTATTAGCACCAAAGTAATTCATGTATTTGACCGAGAAGGAGATATCGCGGAAGTCTTTGAACAAGTCAGTCAAACCGCAAATACAGGGTTAGTGGTAAGAGCAGCACATAATAGGGCATTATCAGAGTCAAACAGTTATTTATGGTCATGGCTCCCATCTCAATCTATCAAGATGGAAGTAGCAGTAGAATTAGCCAAAACCCCAAATCGAAAAGAGCGAACCGCTACTCTGGCAATTAGATATGCACCCATCAAACTTCGCAGTCCTGCCAGAATGAAAGAACCAGAATATTTTGAAGTTTATGGGGTTTATGCCGTAGAAATTGACCCCCCAGAAGGCTGTGAACCCGTAGAATGGATGATCTTGACCTCCGAACCCGTTACCAATGGGGAACAAGCACAAACCATTTTACGATGGTATACTTACCGTTGGCGAATTGAAGAATATCATAAAATTCTCAAGTCAGGGTGTAAAGCGGAAAGCTATCGTCTATCTGGAGATAGTATGCAAGTTTTACTGGGATTTTTAACGAATATCGCTGCACAATTGTTAAAAATGACCTATGTTCATCGAACCAAACCAGATGCACCTGCATCTTCAATTTTAAATCAGGTACAAATTGAGGTTTTAGCTGCCAAATTTGGAAAATCAGTCACCGCAGTAGATTTAACGGTAGCTTGGGCGATACAAGCTGTAGCTCGTTTGGGCGGTTACTTGAGTCATCGCCGAAAGAGTAATATTGGCATCACGGTGTTATGGCGTGGCTTTTTAGAGCTGCAATCTTTATGTGAAGGATGGCAATTACGCTCCCCTGGTTGA